The genomic window GCAAATGTCCTTGCCCACGCGATGTCGCAACTTGAAGCAGATCCTCCTTCGATAATTCCGACGAAGTCAGGATCGGGGCCGCGACTGCCGTATCGCAATGAATGGCCAGCCGCCGCATCACAGCAGTCGGAGCGAACGGCACGGCTGCCAGTTTTCGTGCAAGCTCTGCGAGGGTCTTTGCCTCGCAATCCTGGATACATCCGAGCAAAAGATTGTCGAAGACGGCAATCTGCTCCGGCGTCAACTGGCTACCGCATTCAAGGAACAGATCAGTGACCCTATTGAGCGCAATGGCGCGGCGCCCCGCAGACTCATTGCTGATCGCATCCTGCAATTCCTGAATCAGACTGTAATGCACGACACGATCCAATATTGGCCGCAGCGGCAGCAAAACAATGGAAATCGCCAGCGAATGTAGGCGAAGCGATTAAAGGAAAGGCTCGAGGCGAACGTGAATTGAAAACAAACTTAAGATACGCCCAGTTCGTTTCGAGGTCGTTAAATAGGTGAGACTGGTAGCCAGCGAGCGATCGCCTTGGGGCCTCAGAGCAGGATTAAGGGTTATCGCTAGTGTGGTTCAGAGGTTCGCTCCATCTCTTCGCGGGTCTTCCAGCGAACTTCTGAACCCAAACCCCACGAGCGCCGCGGATTTGAAGTTCTTCCGAGTGAAGCCGCAAGTTCGATAAAGAACTTCAATCCAAAAGCGGTACTCAAATCATAGGCTTGCTAGTATCTCTTTGATGCCGAAGTTCGCATCCGCGCAAGCCGCAAGCCTGTGCGAACTTCGGATTCGGGACACTAGAAAGCTTGATCGTCCCACACGTGGACGCGTTCCAACGGTCGGGCGATGCTCGCCGTCTTAAACCGACAAGCAGCAGCGAAGAAGCCATTCGCGCGCGCGTGGCGCTGTTACCAGCCCCACCTGCGCCAACCGTAGCGGTAGCCCCAGACCGGCCTGAAGGGTCGGCCGTAGAATCCACCATAGAACGGTCTATACCCATAGGAGACATAACGGGGATAAACGTATGGTCGTGGAGCATAACCGTAAACTGGATACCCATAATCATAATCATAATCAGGGCCGCCATAGTAGCCGTACGGGCCTCCGTAGTAGCCGTCGTATGGGCCCCAGGCGCTACTTGCAATCGCTCCGCCGATCAAAGCGCCCGCGACCGCACCAGCGCCCCAGCCTCCCCCCCAGCCCCACCCGCGCCTGACACCCCAGCCTCCGCCGCGCCAGCCCCAGCCACCCCCACGCCAACCCCAGCCGCGGCGCCACTGC from Nitrobacteraceae bacterium AZCC 1564 includes these protein-coding regions:
- a CDS encoding hypothetical protein (product_source=Hypo-rule applied; cleavage_site_network=SignalP-noTM; superfamily=48452; transmembrane_helix_parts=Inside_1_6,TMhelix_7_29,Outside_30_76,TMhelix_77_99,Inside_100_170), which produces MSVGRIAIVCAFAGALTAGAVSSAGAAPLPTNVEAMKSISTENTVQVQWRRGWGWRGGGWGWRGGGWGVRRGWGWGGGWGAGAVAGALIGGAIASSAWGPYDGYYGGPYGYYGGPDYDYDYGYPVYGYAPRPYVYPRYVSYGYRPFYGGFYGRPFRPVWGYRYGWRRWGW